Genomic DNA from Pseudomonadota bacterium:
CTCGAGCACGTCACGGGCCTCCTCCTCGCGCCCCAGGCGCAGGAAGACCTGACCGAGGGCCAGATGCGAGGCCACGTGGCGCTGATCGATCTCGAGAACCGCCATGAGATGGTCGGCCGCTTCACGCAGCTCTCCGTCTTCGAGCAGTCGGGTGCCGAGAACGTAGTGCAGCTCGAGGTCGTCGGGGTCGAGCTCTAGCATCTCGCGCAGCTCGCTGATCTCCATGGTGGGGTCCTCTCAATCTGGCGCCTGGTGGTAAGGTCGCGCGTCCTAGGCGATGGTGACGCGGTCAGACAGGTAGACGTCTTGAATGGCGTTGAGCAGCGCGACACCTTCGGTCATCGGCTTCTGAAACGCCTTGCGGCCGCTGATGAGACCGGTGCCGCCCGCACGCTTGTTGATGACGGCCGTGCGCACGGCTTCGGCGAGGTCGTTGCTGCCCGATGCGCCACCGCTGTTGATGAGGCCAGCGCGGCCCATGTAGCAGTTCACGACCTGGTAGCGAGTGAGGTCGATGGGGTTGTCGGTGGTGAGCTTCGAGTACACCCGCTTGTCGGTCTTGCCGAAGTTGAGCGCGGTGTAGCCGCCGTTGTTCTCAGGCAGCTTCTGCTTGATGATGTCGGCCTCGATGGTGACGCCCAGGTGGTTGGCCTGACCGGTGAGGTCGGCCGAGACGTGGTAGTCGGCTTCTTTTGTCTTGAAGGCCGGGTTGCGCAGGTAGCACCAGAGCACCGTCGCCATGCCGAGCTCGTGGGCGTGGGCGAAGGCGCGGCTCACCTCTTGTATCTGGCGGGTCGATTCTTCAGAGCCGAAGTAGATGGTGGCGCCCACGGCCACCGCGCCCAGGTTCCACGCCTGATCGATCTCGGCGAACATGATCTGGTCGTACCGGTTGGGGTACGAGATGAACTCGTTGTGGT
This window encodes:
- a CDS encoding class I fructose-bisphosphate aldolase is translated as MATATENRVDIEALLGEEAKGLLTHTCGTVSKDMLHLPGPDFVDRIFAHTDRSPQVMRSLQQMYNHGRLAGTGYLSILPVDQGIEHSAGASFAPNPAYFDPENIVKLAIEGGCNAVASTLGVLGSVSRKYAHKIPFMVKINHNEFISYPNRYDQIMFAEIDQAWNLGAVAVGATIYFGSEESTRQIQEVSRAFAHAHELGMATVLWCYLRNPAFKTKEADYHVSADLTGQANHLGVTIEADIIKQKLPENNGGYTALNFGKTDKRVYSKLTTDNPIDLTRYQVVNCYMGRAGLINSGGASGSNDLAEAVRTAVINKRAGGTGLISGRKAFQKPMTEGVALLNAIQDVYLSDRVTIA